The nucleotide sequence AGGGCTGTATGCAGGAAACCATCGAGAAGGTGGAGCGAAATGTAAGTATATGATGGAATACTTTTCTGAATTCAAAGATGAAATGACCTTTTTACAGGGCATTTCCGAGCCAGGTCTAGTTGGGGGGCATGAAGTTCAGCCTGCAACATTTACAGGTATGCGATATGATCATAAAAGTCATTACCCAGAGCGGCAATTCATAAGTTTAGATCAACGTTTAGCCAGTGATTCAATACAAGATACTCGTCATAAATTGCTTTATCATCAAGTGAGTAGAGGTAATTTTGTGTCATGGAATCAGTTTGCGCAACCAATGCCACCCACACGTGGGGGAATGGGTATAGCCATGGTGATTAGATTCTTTGTATAAGTTGGCAGTGATTAGGGATGAGCTGAGTCCTTTTTTATAAAGGGTTTATTCTTCAGGATCTTCTGATGAAGTATTAAGGGTGACAATGGGGATATCTTCTGCTAGTTGACTCTTCAAGTACTTAATGAATTTCTTGTCGCCACCACGTTCATTGGATAAGGGGAATTCGTATTCGAATTCTTCAGTATTGAGGTAAACCCAGCTATCGTCTAACCATGTATCATTGTATTCAATTTCTACATTGATGATTTGATCAAAAGGGATTTTTTCGGCGGGCTCAGGCCATTCTTCTGAATAGAGTACGACCTGTTTATTGGTGATGAAGTACATACCTTCATCAATTTTCATAAAGCCATCAGAATAAAAGTATTTGATGGTTTCATCTTTATCGATGAGTTTTAAAGCGAGAATATGCTCGGTATATTTTTTGGGAATTCGGTTTTCTTTATAAACGTAAGTTTCTGGTGCGCTGTCGACAATCACGAGTGCGACCGTAAAGAGAAGCCCAACAATAATACCTAAGCCAATGAGAACAATTTTTAATACTTTCATGATGTGAATAATCCTTTTATTTTCCTTTCCATTTGTGTCGTGCTAAGCCCTCCGAAAATTTGCTAAAAGCGCAAATTACGACAAGAAATAATATAAAGCTAAAAGTATGCTTTGAATGGGGCGAATAGAGTAAAAAGAAGGAAGTTTCTGCTGTATAAGAACTTTTAGTTAGGGTGATTTATAGTTAGATGAGATTAAATAAGCTTGGATAAATGACCATCACAAATACATTCAGCAAACAATTTTTATTTTTATGATTAAACATAATGCTTCGCATACGAGAGGGACGCTGTCCCCCTCGAGCTCCCCCAGCAAGGATTTGCCAATCCTTGACCTGGCGAATAAGGGGCTGAGCCCCGCTTAATGGGATAATCATGGTTATTTTTATAAATGGGAGAAGAAGATGAAGTTAATGACAGGGCTTTTATTGTGTTTGGTTTTTTCGCTTAGTGGCAAAGAATTAAAAGAGGATGTGAATGATTGGTTAGCGGGAAGAAAAATCGAAATTTTAAAAACTACCGTGAAAGATTATTGGCCGGATAAAACAGAAAAACTTGAGCAGAGAATCAATTTAGATAAAGTGATTAATTCAAAAATCCTTATCGATACCAATGAAGAACTCGCGGTCTTAGTTAAAGTACCGGGCCTCAATATTGGTAAGGGTAGGGAAGATGGGGTTGTAGTTACGAGTTTTAGGTATTTACACGAAGGGAAAAAGCTTACGATTCTAGCTGTTTTTGAGTATAAAAAATCTCTCAATAAGAGAACACTCAGTCATGTGACTTTTAAAACGACTAACATAGCCTCGAGCAAAGTTCGTTATGCGGTGCTGCCATCGCAACCTTGATGCCCATCGAGTTTCGTAATTCAGGAAGTTAAGTCATGTAGAATTGCTGATTTAGCTAAGACAAAAAAAATGGATCAAACATAATGTTTGATCCGTTTTGTCTGAAAAATCTAAGTTGCTTTAGACGAATTTTTCCATTTCAGTTTTCACACGATTGACAATGAAGTCAAAAACGTCTGCTTTTGGAATTAATTCTTTTTCGCTACCATCACGAGTTTTGAATTCGTATGCGTCTTGCTCCAGTGATTTTTTGGAGATGATTAAACGCAAGGGAACGCCAATGAGGTCAGCATCATTAAAGGCGAAACCAGGCTTAGGGCTACGGTCATCAAAAATAACTTCGATCCCTTCTTTCTGTAATTTTTTATAGAGCTCTTCAGCTTCTTCTTTAATAGGAGCTTGTCCACCTGTTAAAGCAATGAGGTGAACTTGATAAGGAGCGATAGAGATGGGCCAAACGGGACCCCACTTATCATTGCGTTGTTCGCAAACAGAAGCGAGAGCACGGCCGACACCAATACCATAGCAACCCATGGTTGGAATTTGCGATTTACCATTTTTGTCGAGGTAGCGCACACCCATGGAATCTGAGTATTTAGTACCGAGTTGGAAGATATTACCGACTTCGATGCCATTGAGCATTTCGAGTGGTTCACCAGTAATAGGGCAAGGCTCGCCTTCGCGAACAGTAGCAATATCAATGATGTCAGCGTCGCCATCGAAGTCGCGTTCCCAATTGAAGTTTTTATAGTGATGAGCTTCTTCATTAGCACCGACGACTAGATTAGAGCTTTCAACTGCAGAAGGATCAGCAATGATAATCACGTTATCTTTGTTAAGGCCCTTAGGAGAGGCGAAACCTGGTACAGCACCAGCGGCAATAATAGCCTCATCATTAGCAGTGACTAAATCGCCACAGCCGAGGTGATTGCCAAGTTTTGTTTCGTTGACTTCGATATCTCCGCGAATGACACATAAGATCACTTTATCTTCGATGGAAGCTGAGCTATAGAAGACAGCTTTTGCCGTATCGCTTTCTGCTACTTCGAGGAATAGAGAAACTTCTTCAATAGTTTTTTGTGTTGGGGTATGAACTTTTTCTAGTTCTAGAGCTGCTTCGCTTTTGTAAGTGATTTTTGAAGTGGCGACTTCGCGATTCGCTTTGTATTGACGATCAGGTGAGAGAAAAATAGTATCTTCGCCAATTTCAGTTACGGCCATGAATTCATGAGAGAGTGAACCGCCAATCATGCCACTATCAGCTTCGATAGAAACACAGTCAGTTAAACCAAGACGTTGAAAAATACGTTCATAGGCTTTGTGCACTTCATTGTAGTAGGAGGAGAGGCATTCTTCGGTCTCATGGAATGAATAAGCATCTTTCATGGTGAATTCGCGTACGCGGATTAATCCGGCGCGTGCACGTGCTTCATCACGGTATTTCGTTTGGATTTGGAAAACAGAAGTAGGCAGTTGTTTGTATGAGGTGATCTCGGTTCTTGCCATGTGGCAAACGGCTTCTTCGTGAGTCATGGCCAAAACCATATCCTTTTGATTGCGGTCTTTGAAGCGCAGAAGACTTTGATCGACGCTATCGTAACGACCAGATTCGTGCCAGATATCTGCAGGATTTACGAGTGGCATCAAAATTTCTTGAGATTCAACTGCGTTCATTTCTTCGCGAATGATGTTTTCGATTTTAGCTGTCATGCGAGCAGCTAAAGGGAGGAGAGTAAAGATACCTGTTGAAAGAGGACGGATATAACCGCCACGCATAAGAAAGATATGGCTTGCGCTTTGCGCATCTTTTGGCGCTTCTTTAACGCGTTTTCCGATAAGTTTTGAGAGTCTCATACTGCTTCATTCCTAAGTGAATTTATAAATTTCCGCTAATCTAATGCAGTATTATATAAAGGGAATTCAGCTTTGAAAAAAAAATGGTGATGATACATAAATAAAAAGAGCAAGAAGAACTTGTTCGGCTTAGTTATTTTGAATCACATCACCACGGTAGACTGTGAGCGTGGAATCTTTAACTTTGAAGGGGAGGCTGATAGCCTGCCATTTATAACGAACTGAATCAGTGCAGATTCGTACAGGCTTGGACTCGGTTCCGATAACATAGATGGTGTCGGCGAGTTGCGCTGGTTCGAAAGCTTGATTCACTTGGATTGATTTATTTGCTAGGTAGAAAAGCTCAGCTTTTAATTCATGGCCAGAAAAATTGTAAACGAGCTCATTGTCATTTTTAATACTCTGATGAATAAGTTGCGCGGTATCTTGCTTGCTATATTCAAATTCATTGAGTCGCATGTGTCGTGCTGAATCAACGCTGAAATAAATGAGCATGGAAGTAAAGATGATCTTATACCATAGGGGCTGGCGTTTAAACATTTTGAAAAAGAATAAAATGGAAATGATTATCCCTGCGAGTAGAAAGCTTATGGCGATACTAAGATGGAGTTCTTGGTAGTGGCTCATTTCTTGACTTAAAAGAGGGTAGGCAAAACCAGCAATGATAAGCAGGGCAATAAAGTTGAGCAGGTGAATAGCTCTGAGAACTTTGTTCAGGAGCAGGCCATAGCGTCTCGCATAAATCGGGTAATGAAGTGCCGTCATAACTGACAAAGGGAAAATCAAAGGCAGAAGAGAGTAGGCATTGCTTTCCGGGTAAAGCATAAAAGCAAAAAATAAAACACATGTGATTCTGCGCATGAAGCGGAAAATTTCAGGTCCTGCACTGGAGTTTTTTTCGATGAGTCGAAAGGCTTCGCAAAAACCCGTCCAAGCAAGAAAAGTCCATGGGAGGTAATAGCTCATGGCATTGAGAGCAAATTTAATGGAGGCTTTGATGTAACCTTCATCAAATTGGAAGTCGATTTTTTGGGGAGCGCTGACGTCGGTACTGAAGTAAGTGAAAGCACTCTCACGGTCACTGGCGAACTTCGTTAAAAAATATTGAATAGCAATGATAATCAAAATATTAAAACTCATGGCACTTAGATGTGGGAGCATAACAAGGCGTTTGCGGATATCTGTAGGACGAGTCATGAAAAGTGTAGGTAAGTAAAAAAAGAGATACATGTGTGGGCCATTGACGGAAGCGGCTAAAGAGGTGAAGAAAATGCCCCAAAACCAAGCTTTGAACCAGCGTTTGCTCTTGCGACTTATGCTGTACCAACTGAGCCATGCACAAGACATTAAAAAAGCTGTTAAGAGGCCTTCTTCTGCACGAGTAGCCATGTTCACTACTGCAATGGAACTTATACTAAAGGCGAAGGCTGGCCATGCTGATTTTATACCACCAAAACGTTTGGCGGAGAAAAATGAAATTAAGCCGATGCCGACTAATGAAATGAGTGAGACGAAGCGCAGAGAAAAGGGATTAACTTTTTCACCACTTAGAAGGAGGCTGATCCAAGAATAAAAGGGGGAGTGCTTCGTTTGCGTGCCGAGCATGGAGTTTTCAAAATAGCCTTGCTCGCTAATATGGCGCGTGATATGGGCGAGAGTACTTTCCCTAGGACTTAGCTCGTAGCTATAGTTTTCGATACATAGATAAGTAAAAAATAGACTAAAGAGAATGACTAAAGCGAGGGGTTTAGGGTCTTTTTCATTATACATTAGTCAGGATTCGCTTCGTTGATTTAGAGAAAG is from Lentisphaera profundi and encodes:
- a CDS encoding proline--tRNA ligase, translating into MRLSKLIGKRVKEAPKDAQSASHIFLMRGGYIRPLSTGIFTLLPLAARMTAKIENIIREEMNAVESQEILMPLVNPADIWHESGRYDSVDQSLLRFKDRNQKDMVLAMTHEEAVCHMARTEITSYKQLPTSVFQIQTKYRDEARARAGLIRVREFTMKDAYSFHETEECLSSYYNEVHKAYERIFQRLGLTDCVSIEADSGMIGGSLSHEFMAVTEIGEDTIFLSPDRQYKANREVATSKITYKSEAALELEKVHTPTQKTIEEVSLFLEVAESDTAKAVFYSSASIEDKVILCVIRGDIEVNETKLGNHLGCGDLVTANDEAIIAAGAVPGFASPKGLNKDNVIIIADPSAVESSNLVVGANEEAHHYKNFNWERDFDGDADIIDIATVREGEPCPITGEPLEMLNGIEVGNIFQLGTKYSDSMGVRYLDKNGKSQIPTMGCYGIGVGRALASVCEQRNDKWGPVWPISIAPYQVHLIALTGGQAPIKEEAEELYKKLQKEGIEVIFDDRSPKPGFAFNDADLIGVPLRLIISKKSLEQDAYEFKTRDGSEKELIPKADVFDFIVNRVKTEMEKFV
- a CDS encoding ArnT family glycosyltransferase produces the protein MYNEKDPKPLALVILFSLFFTYLCIENYSYELSPRESTLAHITRHISEQGYFENSMLGTQTKHSPFYSWISLLLSGEKVNPFSLRFVSLISLVGIGLISFFSAKRFGGIKSAWPAFAFSISSIAVVNMATRAEEGLLTAFLMSCAWLSWYSISRKSKRWFKAWFWGIFFTSLAASVNGPHMYLFFYLPTLFMTRPTDIRKRLVMLPHLSAMSFNILIIIAIQYFLTKFASDRESAFTYFSTDVSAPQKIDFQFDEGYIKASIKFALNAMSYYLPWTFLAWTGFCEAFRLIEKNSSAGPEIFRFMRRITCVLFFAFMLYPESNAYSLLPLIFPLSVMTALHYPIYARRYGLLLNKVLRAIHLLNFIALLIIAGFAYPLLSQEMSHYQELHLSIAISFLLAGIIISILFFFKMFKRQPLWYKIIFTSMLIYFSVDSARHMRLNEFEYSKQDTAQLIHQSIKNDNELVYNFSGHELKAELFYLANKSIQVNQAFEPAQLADTIYVIGTESKPVRICTDSVRYKWQAISLPFKVKDSTLTVYRGDVIQNN
- a CDS encoding DUF1552 domain-containing protein, yielding MIDRRNLLKLSAMGLALPSKILAASKPINPRVKLKKNVVLVCLDLGLYAGNHREGGAKCKYMMEYFSEFKDEMTFLQGISEPGLVGGHEVQPATFTGMRYDHKSHYPERQFISLDQRLASDSIQDTRHKLLYHQVSRGNFVSWNQFAQPMPPTRGGMGIAMVIRFFV